Proteins encoded together in one Brassica oleracea var. oleracea cultivar TO1000 unplaced genomic scaffold, BOL UnpScaffold01678, whole genome shotgun sequence window:
- the LOC106321449 gene encoding exocyst complex component EXO70A1-like: MRNLCCVAKTSSDHQPPLTLTPRQSLESAAVYGIIESAADVIERWSTETSTYAKATSMFYENKQEAMVFIDRVKDLQKTMDLLVSEDANSERLVRAQRLMEIATKRLQKEFYQILSMNRAYLDPESVSTRSSLTSERSSNSDFIEDEDSHTGGDSIVEVEEASSNVMTELRSIAECMIGSGYAKECISIYKSIRKSIIDEGVYRLEVEKITTAKAKRMSWEDVELKIRSWLEAVKVSMETLFKGEKILCDHVFEASDSIRESCFSEISREGAILLFTFPEIVAFKTSKKNPPKEIIFRLLDMYTSVAGNWRAIEAIFSFDSTSVVRSQALKSLVSLSESIRSLLLEFESRIHKDSSKVVVHGGGVHPLTLSVVSLISLLADYSNVLVDILAGSPPPDRSLIPESYLNVSDSDDSPTSELAIRFAWLILVLLCKIDRKANYYKDCSVQYLFLTNNLRHVVSRARSSNLKRLLGDDWVKRHVAKIKQFSDSYKRLAWGPVLATLPENRTVEMSAEEVKDRFEKFSEGFERAYGKQGACVVPDVELREEIKLSIARKLVPVYREFYNTRRSVILAGAGGVTVVRFTPDDIENHLSNLFSGEGISGSSSVSSPSSCRSRQSTS, from the coding sequence ATGAGAAACTTATGTTGTGTCGCCAAAACGTCGTCGGATCATCAACCTCCACTGACTTTAACGCCACGCCAGAGTTTGGAATCGGCGGCTGTCTACGGAATCATCGAATCTGCGGCTGACGTAATCGAGAGATGGAGCACAGAGACATCCACTTACGCCAAAGCCACTTCCATGTTCTACGAGAACAAACAAGAAGCCATGGTGTTCATCGACCGAGTGAAAGACCTTCAGAAGACGATGGACCTGCTCGTGAGCGAGGATGCAAACTCTGAGAGGCTCGTGAGAGCTCAGAGACTGATGGAGATCGCTACGAAGAGGCTGCAAAAAGAGTTTTACCAGATCCTCTCCATGAACCGTGCTTATCTCGATCCAGAATCAGTCTCCACACGATCATCACTCACCTCAGAGAGATCTAGCAACTCAGATTTTATAGAAGACGAAGATTCACACACGGGAGGTGACTCAATCGTCGAAGTAGAAGAGGCTTCTAGTAACGTCATGACGGAGTTAAGATCCATCGCTGAGTGCATGATCGGTTCCGGCTACGCGAAGGAGTGTATAAGCATATACAAAAGCATCAGAAAGTCTATCATCGACGAAGGTGTTTACCGTCTCGAAGTGGAGAAAATAACAACGGCGAAAGCGAAGAGAATGTCATGGGAGGACGTGGAGTTAAAGATCAGAAGCTGGTTAGAAGCGGTGAAAGTCTCCATGGAGACTCTTTTCAAAGGAGAGAAGATTCTTTGCGATCACGTCTTCGAAGCCTCTGATTCGATTAGAGAGTCTTGCTTTAGTGAAATATCTCGAGAAGGAGCGATTCTTCTCTTCACCTTCCCGGAGATCGTTGCTTTCAAAACAAGCAAGAAGAATCCTCCAAAGGAGATTATTTTCCGGCTGCTTGACATGTACACCTCCGTCGCCGGCAACTGGCGAGCTATCGAAGCAATCTTCTCGTTTGATTCAACCTCCGTCGTGCGATCTCAAGCGCTCAAGTCTCTCGTCTCTCTCAGCGAATCCATTCGATCGCTCCTTCTTGAATTCGAATCAAGAATCCATAAAGACTCTTCCAAGGTGGTTGTTCACGGCGGAGGAGTGCATCCGCTGACTCTTTCCGTCGTGAGCCTCATCTCTCTCCTCGCCGACTACAGCAACGTCCTCGTCGACATCCTCGCCGGATCTCCTCCGCCGGACAGATCGCTGATCCCGGAGTCTTACCTGAACGTCTCCGACTCCGACGACTCGCCGACGTCGGAGCTAGCCATCAGATTCGCGTGGCTTATCCTCGTCCTCCTTTGTAAAATCGACCGTAAAGCGAATTACTACAAGGACTGCTCCGTGCAGTATCTCTTCCTCACCAACAACCTCCGTCACGTGGTCTCACGTGCTCGCTCATCGAACCTAAAGCGGCTCCTCGGCGACGACTGGGTCAAGAGGCACGTCGCTAAGATTAAGCAGTTCTCCGACAGCTATAAGAGGCTTGCGTGGGGACCGGTGTTAGCGACCTTACCTGAGAATCGAACGGTTGAGATGTCGGCTGAGGAAGTGAAGGATAGGTTTGAAAAATTCAGCGAGGGGTTCGAGAGGGCGTATGGTAAGCAAGGTGCATGCGTCGTACCGGATGTAGAGCTAAGGGAGGAGATTAAGCTGTCGATTGCGAGAAAGCTGGTGCCAGTTTATCGAGAGTTTTACAACACGAGAAGGTCTGTTATCTTGGCGGGAGCTGGTGGCGTGACAGT
- the LOC106321448 gene encoding 3-oxoacyl-[acyl-carrier-protein] synthase II, chloroplastic-like, with product MKIANFWNVIDFLLSMEIFFISRSRIGLYISSHVLLCFEDLGSQIENFDCSEFPTRIAGEIKSFSTEGWVAPKLSKRMDKFMLYLLTAGKKALADGGVTSDEVMAEFNKVKCGVLIGSVMGGMKVFNDAIVSAEDLLQEDESFVCTHYKKTGFYLLEE from the exons ATGAAGATTGCTAATTTTTGGAATGTGATTGATTTCTTATTGTCTATGgagatcttcttcatctccagaTCTCGAATCGGTTTGTATATCTCTTCCCAtgttttgctctgtttt GAGGACTTGGGTAGCCAGATTGAGAATTTTGATTGTTCCGAGTTCCCTACG AGAATTGCTGGAGAGATCAAATCATTCTCAACTGAAGGATGGGTTGCTCCAAAGCTTTCCAAACGGATGGACAAGTTCATGCTCTATCTTCTCACTGCTGGTAAGAAAGCTTTAGCTGATGGTGGTGTAACTTCTGATGAAGTAATGGCTGAGTTTAACAAAGTCAAATGTGGAGTTTTGATTGGCTCTGTAATGGGTGGCATGAAG GTCTTCAATGATGCTATTGTAAGCGCTGAAGATCTCTTACAAGAAGATGAATCCTTTGTGTGtacccactacaagaaaacaggttTTTACCTACTGGAAGAATAG